From the genome of Paralichthys olivaceus isolate ysfri-2021 chromosome 4, ASM2471397v2, whole genome shotgun sequence:
AAGCTTGCCAGTGTCTTCTTAGCTTTtggtgccactgctgctgcttctccatctgcagGCTCAGGCACAGTAGGCACACGTAAGTAAGgctgctgacagctgctctgatcAGCCAGTAGCGTCTCCACCTCCAAGACAGCTCTGTGCTTCAATGCATCGACCTTTTCACTTGGGATGTAGGTGGTCCTGAACCGTGgatccacaaatgaagccatctCCAGTAGGTCAGTAGTGGCTGGTTCAGAATACTTACTGTTGAGGTACTCAACAATGCTGGTCTTGATCGATTTGCGAAGCTCGCTATCACCCTCTTCACATGCCAGGAGACTTTCGTTAAAAAGGTGCAGCACAGGTTTCACATATGATGTACTCCTCACCTGACAAAGCATCGGTAAAGTCCTGGAGAGGTTTCAGGACCTTTTGGACTGCTTCTAGGACCTCTAAGTCCTGCCAGGTAGGGACAAGGTGTCTGGTCTTTATGTCACTAGACAGGACTTTGGCTAGTGCTCCTTCCTGCTCCAGGACTCTCTCTATCACCTGCTGCCTTGACCCCCAGCGTGTGGCAGACTCGGTTATGAGTTTGTGACTTGGCAGACCCAGCTGAATCTGGACTTCAGCAAgatgtctccttttcttccagctgtaTGAAAAACAGCTTACAACTCTTTTGCACAGAGAAATGGCCCGAGTGACGCGCGTGTCATTCATGCCATGTCCTGTCAGAATcataaaaaactattaattaaatGGGTTTATGCGAGAAATTCAACTCTGGTTTCACtttaacacactcatacagccaAGTGCTTTCCAAAATCAAGCTTTagatttattctacattaatattattttctcgttttatagtttatttttttaatcaacaccagtcctaaacataaataacaaatattatattcatttattttctgaattttaatcctgtaagagatttttatgtattattatttttgtagaatttataaatgatgactttactatatgtacatttactcatgtttcgttcttgttgttgttcttaGAATGGATGCTATTTTTTAATGCTACTTCATATTTCTACTCCACTAAAAACTCCACACTGTTTAGGCCTACGTGTGAAagttgcagacagacacacacaggaaaataaggaaaaactaacattttaatatgtttttgtttaaagtaaaaaatctgaatactcCTTAGAACACTGCACTCACCAATAGCCAGGTGTAATCTGTGACTGAAGCACTGCATCTTCAGCCACTTGTTCAGCTCAACCGCTTTGACGATGTTGCTCCCGTTGTCGGTTGTTATAGCAACCAGATGCTTTTCTTGGAGTTTCCAGCTTGCAATTGCGTCCTGTAGGGCCTCAGCTATATGCTCACCAGTGTGATCCTGGGGGAAATAACTTGTCTGGagacacactgtttttatctccCAGTCTTGAATGAAGTGAACTGTCACGCTCATGTACGGCCCACACGTCCTGCTCGACCACATATCGCTGGTCAACGCAAAATGGGTCACGTTAGCGAGCCGGTCAGCAAGGCTCAGTCTGACTTCATTGTACATTTGTGGCAGTGCTTCTCGTGCAAAGTAGTTGCGACTGGGAAGCTCATATCTCGGGTCCATAGTTTTCAGTAGCTTTTTAAATCCGACTTGTTCCACAGTTGCAATAGGGACCATATCTTTAGCAATGTGATAGCCGCTGCCTAAtgttaggcaacattatcagacagcaccacatacaattccactgctatgcagacgacacccaattgtatatttccatgaagcatgatgaatctaatcgcctagttcaacttcaggaatgtctcaaagatatcaaggcctggatgacccaaaatgttctacttttaaactcagttgtaattggccctaaacatctcaaagaaacactgtctgaccagatagtcactttggatggtgtcagtctggcttccagctccactgtgaggaaccttggagtgttgttcgaccaagacatgtcatttgacccccatattaaactagtgtctaggacggctttcttccatctgcgcaatattaccaaaattagaaacatcctgtctaagcaggatgctgaaaaactagtccatgcgtttgtaacctctagattagattactgcaactctctattagcaggatgctccatgaagactgttaaaagtctcc
Proteins encoded in this window:
- the LOC138407395 gene encoding E3 SUMO-protein ligase ZBED1-like, translating into MVPIATVEQVGFKKLLKTMDPRYELPSRNYFAREALPQMYNEVRLSLADRLANVTHFALTSDMWSSRTCGPYMSVTVHFIQDWEIKTVCLQTSYFPQDHTGEHIAEALQDAIASWKLQEKHLVAITTDNGSNIVKAVELNKWLKMQCFSHRLHLAIGHGMNDTRVTRAISLCKRVVSCFSYSWKKRRHLAEVQIQLGLPSHKLITESATRWGSRQQVIERVLEQEGALAKVLSSDIKTRHLVPTWQDLEVLEAVQKVLKPLQDFTDALSEGDSELRKSIKTSIVEYLNSKYSEPATTDLLEMASFVDPRFRTTYIPSEKVDALKHRAVLEVETLLADQSSCQQPYLRVPTVPEPADGEAAAVAPKAKKTLASFFKQRTATTTAPTKRGAIENELSSYLQSASVESDTDPLKWWKDHEFVFPALSHLAKKYLLVPASSSPSERVFSCSGNIVTCHRASLKPDAVDRLVFLAQNL